CATCCTAGAACACGAGCTTAACAAAAACACGTGGATCGATCCACACCGTTGGATCAACTCCGAGTCCGCCGTGTTCGTCGTCAGCCTCTACGATCTGACCGACGACGGAGAGCAGCGTGTACTCACATTTCGGTTAAACACGGGGGCGTGCGATCGGACTGCTGCGGTCACGCTTCTGAGAGAGTTTATGAAAGAGACCGCGGCGGGCGATGGCCGCGGCAACGGTCCCGTGGCGGAGGAGACGACGGTGAGGTTAGGTAAGGCGATAGAGGAGCTGATCCCGAGTGGGAAAGGGAATAAACCGTTCTGGGCGCGTGGGATGGACGTGCTTGGTTACTCGTTGAACGCGTTTAGGTTCTCGAATTTGAATTTCGTGGACGCGGAGGAACCGAATCGGAGATCGCAAGTGGTGAGGCTGAAACTGGAAAGAGATGAGACTCTCAAACTTGTGGCTGTAAGCGACTCTGCTCTCACTCATCACTCTCAATTATTATTTCCGGATTATGTGCTAATTACTATTCTAATTACGTGTTTTAAgagtattaatatatatttgtttacaatTAAATAATGTTGGTTagtatttatatgaatataattagATATGAGGAGTAACCGCAATGTGTATTGTTGCACTATTGTTATATTAATGTTAAGACAATCACTTGTGTGACATAATAATTACATATGCATAGATTTGATTTGTAACACAAAAGGACTAATAAGAGGATCTTGGTTTTGTGCTAAAGCTTAAAAGCATTGATTTGTGTCTGATGATTTGGAGCAttcaatttacatttttgtagGGATGCAAGGCAAGAGGGATAAAGCTATGGGCGGCATTAGCGTCCTCGGGGCTACTCGCTGCGTATTCCTCGAAGAATCTACCACCAGACCAAGGAGAGAAATACGCTGTGGTGACTCTTTCCGACTGTCGTTCCATTCTTGAACCTCCTCTTACTTCAAATGACTTTGGTAAGTATGAACATTTTTAGAATTACAATAATAAAGATTGCTGctctctcttttatatatttgatgagGTATAGATAGATGTTCTTGGTTGCAACAAGTTATGTCTAGGCTTTGAAAATCagaaattgtaattttaaaCAGTGTCcttgttgttgtatttgatctaatggtttgtgatttgatatttttgttgttatgtttctcAGGTTTCTACCATGCAGGGATTCTTCACACACACGACATAACCGGAGAAGAAACGCTATGGTACTTAGCCAAGAGATGCTACGACTCATTCACATCTGCAAAGAATTCGAACAAGCACTTCACAGATATGTCTGATCTCAATTTCTTAATGTGCAAGGCCATTGAGAATCCTAATCTCACGCCTTCCTCATCTCTTAGAACGGCTTTCATCTCCATATTTGAAGATCCTGTTATCGACGAGTCTCCAGAACCTGAGTTGGCTTCTCTCGGGGTAAGGGATTACATCGGGTGCGCGTCTATCCACGGGGTTGGACCATCTCTTGCGGTTTTCGATGCGCTTAGAGACGGAAAATTGGACTGTGCGTTTGTGTATCCTTCGCCGTTGCATTCGAGAGAGCAGATGGATGGGCTGATTCAACATATGAAAACTATTCTTTTGGAAGGATCTGCTTCttccttttgattttgtgtgttttgaaaatcaaaactctctcttttgtccCAGAGGCATAGATGATGGTCTCtgtaaaaatagttaaaaaataaatttactttGTATTCTCCTTGCAAGTCTTTGCAAACATATTCACGAATACGTTctttaaaaacataattcaaaTGATAGTATCTCAAAAAAATGTAATTCGATACGAAACTAAACTTAATTAAGAagatcaaaacaatgaaaagtaaaaaatgcactattttgtttttttagtggAATCAGCAAATAATGCGGAAAATAATTCTAAGAAGAGTGCTAAAAAAAGCGTATGGAATGGCTGAAAGATCCATAgcaacacaacacaaacccCAAACTATTTTTAGAGGCATTAAGACTTAAGAGCCACAAAATCCAAACTTACTTAGCCTCATTTTCTAGCtatcttcattttgttttgtgttaaaaacatttttttcgtaagaaaacaaagaaaaaagaaagaaagcctAAAACAAAGTGTGAAAATGGCGACGGATACAACAACATTTCCAGAAGGCGATGCAGCAGCTGAACTAAATCCTggccaaaacaaaaatttccaaGTAGATCCTGTTTCTTCAGAGATCGCTTCTGAAAAGGTATCCTTTAGATATGTGACAAGATTTGTGATATCCTTATTGACATAGTTATTGGATGAGTTGATTTTGCATGAGTTTCTCAATTAACTACCAAATATTACAAGCTTTTATCACTTTTGTTAATCTTGTACACAAATGACAAATCTATACGCGAATTCAATGTGGAAAAAGGTACAAAAAATCGTGGAAAAAAGGGAAAACGCAAAGGCAAAGAGAGACGGGACAAAAACGCTAAAAAAGACGATCATAATATCAGCGGTGATCGTTGCAGTCGCAGGAGCAGCTTTTGCTATAACTAAGAAATTGAAAGagaacaaatgatttttttttaatacaacaaagTTAATCCTCAATTTTTTCCCTCTTTTTAATATGTAACTTTTCTTCCTCACAAAACTAAGAATTTTCTTtatctatataatattatatataaatatgtatttgtaatatgtaatttcaaatttaaataatgcAATTGAATATTATTAACTAACTAAATGATCTAATAACTTCATTTTGAAATGATCataatcataaactaatgtTTTTGGAGTTAGTCCGTCCgtattaaagaacaaaaaaaaaattgtggataGCGAAACACAATGAGCCAAGAGAAATTAATAAAGCCCAATCAGATTTATTTGGCGCCATCTGTAGCTTTTCTTTTCCCGCCCAAAATTGTCTCCGTTATTAACTCTCTCTTCACAAAGCCTCAAAAGTCTCAGAGAGATTAGGGCTAAAATCATTTTCCAACTTCGACGACACGATTCATCTTCTCCAATAAGGTAAATATTATCAGATCCTCAACTCTTTTATagatttgcttttgttttcgGTTTTATCCTCCTCCATCGTTGTTGATATGAAACTGATTGATTTAATCGATTCTGAATATTTTGACTGGTAgatcgaaaaaaataaaagaaatggatACTTCAAGTCCTTCGGCTTTTGTGAACGGAGCTTTGTTGAGGCGATACATTGGTCAAAAGGTCAGAACTGTGATTCAAGTGATCGGTTCAGACACTGGCTCTGTGGTCGGGAAATCTACTGATGATCTTCAGATCGTTGTTAGGGGACCGTCTACAACTCCTCCTCTTACTACTTACCTTGAGGTTATTGGAATTGCTGAGAGTGATAACTCCATTCGTGCTGAGACTTGGACCAATTTTGGCAACACTTTTGGTAACATTCACTGATTCCGTCTTATCTGTTTGCTGATAGTTTTAGAAGAAGATCTTTGTTCCATTTTGATGTATTGAGTCTGTTGACAACATTTGCTTTGTAGATCCGCAGAATTACAATGAGCTATGTAAGCTAGCAAGTGGGGAGTTCAAGCACTTGTTCAtctaatgttgttgttgttgttgttgttgatgatcctGATCATCCAAGTGATTCCATTAAAACCTTTTGTAGATGCTTATGCCTTAATTATGTCACCCCCAAACCTTTCCTGGTTCTGagatttgctttttatttttttaacttagtcTATGTAACCATTTCTTAATCTATTACattgccatttttttttatattgatttgtTCAGTACTTAGTGTGAGGtaccaaaacacaaaagagtACACCATTTTTCTTCTTGGCAGTTAGTATTTCACTCTGGAATTAGATTCGTAATGTTGCTTTGTTTATTCTGTTATTAATCTAATCTTAGTGGGAATGCCTTTTTTAGCTGCTTTAGATTAATATTGAGAAAGTTCTTGCCAGTCTAATAGAGAACTGAATTAGCTCAAAAAGACCCTTTTTTAATAACCTTAGCTGAGAAAAAAGGTTTCCACTACATAGTTTAGGCGATGTCTTGCTGAAACTGACAAATACAAGTCTCAGTCCTGCTTCAATGCTTTTGTGATGAGTGACTTTGCAGCCAAAATCCCGATGTAAGCCAACGTTGTCACTGTAATGCCTGCAACAAGGACTGTATTGTCGTATGCTGAGTGCTGGACTGTGTACACACGCACCCTTATAGTGTCCCAGTTGCTTTCGGTCCACACCGGATCTACCATCCCCATAGAATCCGATGAGTTCTGAGGCAGAATCGTCCAAGCTCCATCGTTATACTTCAATCGGGTTGAATAAGCTGGAACATACCTGCCAAAACCAGCACTTAATATGTTTAGTGTTACGGTTCCGACAACAAATTTGATTAGGCCACATATATCTCAGGCCAACGAAGATAATACTGATAGGTTCTATTTAAAGGTCAACAAGCCAAAGATAGACTCTCTCCAAGTCTAAAAAAGCTCCACTTCTCAAGCCAGCCTATCCAAATTAATAATTCCTATCAAGTGCCTACCAGACTTAAGACTTTGCCAATTTGAGCATGCAGCCCAAAAATGCAATTTACAAGCAAACAGAGTTTACCTGGTTGTGGAGACAACACATGTTCCCTCCTTGTTGCTCTCTGCTTTAATGCACACTTCGTCGGTTTTGCTACAGACTCCTTTTGAACAAACTGAGGTTGTGTTCCCCTTTTGGACAGATGTTTTATCCGCAAGAAAGTTCCATACAAATCTAGATACATCACCGACGTAACCAAGGTAAGGTTTGGAGGAAGGTTCTCCAAGGATGACGCCAGCATAGTTGCCTGGGCAAGTGTTTGTTGGTGAAATATAGTCTTTTACCAAGTCGCAAGATAAGCCCGGTTCACAAGCTAAAAGACAGTTTAGAAGTTCCTCAACGAAAGAAGCATTGACATGGATGGATCCCATAGCTGAATTGCTTATATCTTTGTCGTCACTTGCAAGGATGTAAAGTGTACGGGCCACAACAGAAGCAGCAGCTACTACAGATGAGGAGTTGATATTTGCTGCAATACAATACCAGAAAGGGATCAGAAAAGAGCAAAATGGGGTTTAGAGCAAAAAGATGAGAACGTCAGGCTGTGACTTTTCTTACACAAGTCATCAAGGTGACTATGGTAGAACTTATTCACAAACTTGGTATCAAAGTCTTCAAGAACAACAGCTGAAGTCTGAGGGTTCTGCAACAATGAACAGGATGTTACACCTTTTTCAGTTTAGGGAATCTGGTTCACAATCACATAACATTAAAGCAAGTATACTTCTCCTCTCACATTCATGATCAACCAAAGGGGAAGTATATTCAAATAATTACTTTCTCTATCAAAGTCAGAATACATATTTGAATTGTCTTTCCATCTATTTACTTGGAATTTATATTGTACCTTTCTCATGAAAGCCATCAAGGAGGATGGGGGTATTCCAGGGTTTGCAGTATCAGCTGAAAGAATTTTGATGTTCTTTGATGCAAGTGAATCCTGAGCTACCTTTAAAGCATCCAGTGTCATGTTTGTAACTGAGGAAACCTAAAGACACAAAAAGTGGATGTTAAGTTGCCTATGCCAATTTTCACATTATCGAACCAATTATGTTAGAGTTTCAGGGTATCAGGAATTTCTCACCCTAGTTTTATGAGCAAAGAAGGTGTTTATCCCTCCACTTAAACCTTTTCCAACGGATCCTATTTCAAGCACCTGTTAGATAATGGAAGACATAAATTTGAATACGATCTTAAAATTTAGAGAATTGTGAACCTTCACTTTTAAAAGGAACTctaataaacaataaatttaCTTTCTGCACTACTAAGGCAGAAATAAGTTGTAGCAACCATGAAACACATGCAACATTTTTCACTAATGGATTTCATGCATAAGACTGGCTGCCTCTAACAACTTGTTTCTATTTTGTCAGATCAAAACAATAAAGATTACCGTTTCAATCGGAGAATTGCCAAGGCCTGCGACAGCATCTGAATGCAGATCTAATTCGTGTAAGAACCTCCTGCTGCCAAGGTAACCCCACGTCTCTCCGGTCAGAACCAAAAACACAAGCTGCATTCATTTAGGAAATACATATAGAACTATAAGAGCCAAAACACAGCAGAGTGCAAGATATACCTCTAGTATCAAAGCttgcaaacaacaaaaagcgtgaaataaaactaaatcagATGGTATACTGATGAGTGCAAGAAACTCAATAGATTTAGTAATTATATTTATTGACTGGCACCTGCTTTTTGAAATTACTAAAACCATCAACTCGAGAAAGAGCATCAACTGCTCCCAAAAGAGCTACCAGACcctgaaagaaagagaacacTTTGAGCAATGAACCGggaaaagaagaataaataaaGGCATTCTAGGTCAATCCACAAAGCACAAAATAGCGATATCTCACAGATATTGGTGAATCTGCACCAAAACTTTTGTCACGGAAAAATGATGCAGAATCCATTGAGGCCACAGTTAGCACAATTGGTTTGCGGTTGTTGGAAGAAGAAACACTGATTGGTGGAAGCGAGGACCAAACACTGTCCTTCATGACAAAGTTATTAGAAAACTTAACGTATCCTTTAAAAGGTTTCATATGTCTTAAAATCAGacagtaatatagaaatttcaaTCTCCTAAACTTTTACCTATATCCTCCCAATGGGAGGCAAGTTCCTTCCTGCAAACAAGCCTCCGAATTGTGTGTTCCAGCTTTGGTAgtctaataaaagaaaattgagaaGCGGATGTCATAATCTAAGTCAAAGTAAAGTACATAAAGCTGGTTAACATTCCAGTGAGCTACATTGCTAAAACCAAATACCTCCATAACCATATTGAATTCAGCAACATCACTGGTATATGTACCAtgcttcatctttttcttggaAAGGATCTGAACAAATATATTAGGATGTCAAGATATAGTTGATAACCTGAAAACGTGGAAGCTATCCACATGAACCATACTCATTTAGATTGCTACCAACACATAAGAAATATAAAGCTAGCTTCTTGACAGAACCTCATCTGGTAAGAACAACAACATATGAGGTTCtgtcaagaagtaatcatttgTTTTCCTATTTGAAAATGGGTAATCAgtgtttagaaaattttatgcAAACTAAGCTAGGAGTAATTATTTCATATGACTTTGACGAAACAGATCTACTGCACCATTTTACAGCCATATTTTCATAGAGCAATACTGCTCTTACGAGTGTGACGAACGGTCATAATGCCTCTCTAAGGCTTTAGTTCATTACCTCATATTTCTAAATGGTAATCCATTTAGTTATTCAGACAACACAAATAGAAACATTTATAATTTGCAAAGAATTCAAGTTTGAAGGTTTACCTCCTGCACAGCTGATATGCCACTTTCTGACAATAAGTACAcaggaaaattatattttttccacATTATGCCTGATGCCTgcaaataatcatttttaacaATGGTCAATTGCCAGAGTCTAGAGAATTATCGCTTGCAAGTACTCATAagaattaaaatcatttttctcTATGAAAAACCAATAACAGGAACTATCATTTTATGAAGGTAGATAAATATGCAACTGATTTATAGGCTTCTTTATAAGTGATCATCTGGACAGATACATGTATTGCTCTTGTAAAATGTATACAAAAAATTAACCATAAGAAAAGGATTTATTTATGGTGTTGTCTGTTAGCAGGTAGTTAATTATAGTTCCAGAAGAGAACAGTGTATACTCGGAAATGCTTGACAATGGATTTGGTGATAAATGATTGAAACAACTTCCAACCCACTACAAAAGTGTTCACAGGAAAAAGTAACTTCAAAGTTTCAGACAGGATTTATGGTACCGTACAGCTGAATTCCATTTGTAGTCAACGTTTTCATAGGGTGAAAACTGCGCTTGAGGAAACTTTTTGTCAGGAGAAAAGcctacaagaaagaagaaataaatactAATGCCATGGAGATAGATAAGAAGTATCAAGTACTTTGTTTAAgggaattaagaaaaaaacaatcaatgTATAAGTCAACATCCATTCAAGTTGACAGATCATAAATATGTGGGTCGCCATAGTACCTGTTAATTTCTGTTGGAAATTAGATCCTGATTCAACTAGAACACCACCAATTTTGCTAGCAAAGCTCAAATCACTTGACACCCTGGAAAAGGCACAAAGAGGAACGATCCTGTGTCATTTCTATCTGAATAGAGTGTCTAAGAGATGTACAAGTCTAATGAACAATGCCAGAATTAAGCCAGACTGCAGGATTCTAGTGTAAACTACTTCGAGGTATACTCACTTTTTGTTTGTCGAATGGAATTAAAGCAAAAAATCCAATGAATAACAGGTTTCTACTGAATAATACCTAATCCATTTCTGATGCACCAACAACCAAGTGGCTACATTTATAgcagatttttttaaatggtgATAAGAGGGTATACTCATTCCAGTCTGTTATTTCACTCTcagggagaaaaagaagaaaacaaaaagtgttgGCCTTAAAATAGTGAAACTCTGCAACCTTGTATAGACGTTATTTTGAGGATGTAAGTTGAAAATGGCTGATTTGGTGAACACCACAAGCTAATTCTTGTTTGACGTTAAGTAAACACCAAAACGAGAACTACACCTTATTCATGCATATGTATATGCTGCTTAGCCAGGGGTAAAGCACTAATCCACAAgttaaaagattataaataCAATAGAATGACAAAGGAGACATGCCTGGTAAAGAAATCTTCCATTTCATCAGCTGTAACCAAAATAGTGTGTGGCTGAACCAAATCTTTAACGTCCTTCAATTTTATGATTGGAGCCACCACCTTATTCAATCCAGGATCTGAGTAATTATTAACATAGAAATTAAGGGAACTCATCTAATAACAACAATCAGTTACGAGGCAGCCACAAAAGAAGCTTACTTGAACAACCAATCTCTCCAGAAAGATTGAGAAGGCGTACACAAGGATacccatcaacaacaacatacaTTAGCTTCTGAAGGTCGGGAACAGATTCAATAGATGTTATCTCacctacacacaaaaaaagggAAATCCAAACAGTGATCAGATAGATTAAAGTGATAATCTAAAGAGTGGACAAAGAGAGATAAGTGAATCAAAATTACAAACCAATCATTCCCAAGATGAACTAAAACGTAAAATGTTacatcaaaatcaacaaaagatgAGACCAATTGGGACGAAACTCACCAGCGAGAGAGACATGAAGAGGAAGGATTGAAACTAGAAGAAGAGTAAAAGAAATAGCAACAAGACGAGGAAGTCCCATTGCCATCATAGCTGGCCCGCCGGAAAGTTGAAATCAGCGGGAAGCTACCTGGAAATCATCGCTGCAGATACGATCAGAAATGTGACCAAATTTCATAAGAGATAAAAAACAAACGTTACGAGCCCAGAAACGAGGAAGAAGCATCAGCTTGAGAGAAACAGTACCTAAAAAGGGGGAaattggaagagagagagagagaagagcttcGATTCGCCGGAGATAAGAAACCTAGTTGATAATTACGCGGTGGGAGTTAGAAGAGAGTCAAAGACTGAGAATTTTTCCGGTCGATTCGACTTTCAAAACTCCCCTTGGAaggaatataaaaaattaaaaattgagcTACTCCTATTTTGTGCagattttgatatattaaagtaattaaaaatatttatagttttttcttttccattcaacaacattttttttatatatttttttgtgtggttaaaGACTATTTTTTGTCATATGGATAACATGAATTATTGAAGTTAACTTGCagtaaatattataattttgttgttgtatgtattatttaattaattctaatttaaaataattgataattataattattaaaaagtattattaatacatttaataaaattattaaaaataaaataaattaaaatatataaataattaaataaatttacaaaaaacaaaaaaaacaaataaagaaatttaatacacacaaagttaactaaacttctttgctacattgcaaattaaaaaaattaactacatgcatttcataatatttacaatcttaTCATATTTAGATGGATGCctatttcatttcaaatgataatcaaaataataattttggcaaaatataacaaatttaaaataactaattaaaagaagttattaaataaaagaaaaacagtaaaatttatttttattgatatatcaattaaaaaaaaattgtattatataactgtattttcgttttttttaactaaagaaaaagctaactcaacttaccacatcctTAACTCATGAAATTTTTTATGATATTGAATAAtgttttgagttaacaattttacaaaagaCATAACTCAAAATTGTATATTAACCATAACACATTGTAACTCAAcctcaatttcaaaaaaaaaaaaatattgttcttgattggtaacatttttgaataatctTTGAGTTACGTCCATAACTCA
The Camelina sativa cultivar DH55 chromosome 6, Cs, whole genome shotgun sequence genome window above contains:
- the LOC104791520 gene encoding replication protein A 14 kDa subunit A-like translates to MDTSSPSAFVNGALLRRYIGQKVRTVIQVIGSDTGSVVGKSTDDLQIVVRGPSTTPPLTTYLEVIGIAESDNSIRAETWTNFGNTFDPQNYNELCKLASGEFKHLFI
- the LOC104791518 gene encoding uncharacterized protein LOC104791518, which codes for MSESNQRPESMTRPVGGTEYSWCRAIDGGTGIAVIALLLSRTPKLQNLQNTLDKLQIYHPTLRSTLRYDASANSFSFAVSAADSRVVIHPFDSESTAQIIRDSDDPRADPHRIILEHELNKNTWIDPHRWINSESAVFVVSLYDLTDDGEQRVLTFRLNTGACDRTAAVTLLREFMKETAAGDGRGNGPVAEETTVRLGKAIEELIPSGKGNKPFWARGMDVLGYSLNAFRFSNLNFVDAEEPNRRSQVVRLKLERDETLKLVAGCKARGIKLWAALASSGLLAAYSSKNLPPDQGEKYAVVTLSDCRSILEPPLTSNDFGFYHAGILHTHDITGEETLWYLAKRCYDSFTSAKNSNKHFTDMSDLNFLMCKAIENPNLTPSSSLRTAFISIFEDPVIDESPEPELASLGVRDYIGCASIHGVGPSLAVFDALRDGKLDCAFVYPSPLHSREQMDGLIQHMKTILLEGSASSF
- the LOC109125295 gene encoding uncharacterized protein LOC109125295, with product MATDTTTFPEGDAAAELNPGQNKNFQVDPVSSEIASEKVQKIVEKRENAKAKRDGTKTLKKTIIISAVIVAVAGAAFAITKKLKENK
- the LOC104791521 gene encoding LOW QUALITY PROTEIN: nicastrin (The sequence of the model RefSeq protein was modified relative to this genomic sequence to represent the inferred CDS: deleted 2 bases in 1 codon) gives rise to the protein MMAMGLPRLVAISFTLLLVSILPLHVSLAGEITSIESVPDLQKLMYVVVDGYPCVRLLNLSGEIGCSNPGLNKVVAPIIKLKDVKDLVQPHTILVTADEMEDFFTRVSSDLSFASKIGGVLVESGSNFQQKLTGFSPDKKFPQAQFSPYENVDYKWNSAASGIMWKKYNFPVYLLSESGISAVQEILSKKKMKHGTYTSDVAEFNMVMETTKAGTHNSEACLQEGTCLPLGGYSVWSSLPPISVSSSNNRKPIVLTVASMDSASFFRDKSFGADSPISGLVALLGAVDALSRVDGFSNFKKQLVFLVLTGETWGYLGSRRFLHELDLHSDAVAGLGNSPIETVLEIGSVGKGLSGGINTFFAHKTRVSSVTNMTLDALKVAQDSLASKNIKILSADTANPGIPPSSLMAFMRKNPQTSAVVLEDFDTKFVNKFYHSHLDDLCKKSHSLTFSSFCSKPHFALLIPFWYCIAANINSSSVVAAASVVARTLYILASDDKDISNSAMGSIHVNASFVEELLNCLLACEPGLSCDLVKDYISPTNTCPGNYAGVILGEPSSKPYLGYVGDVSRFVWNFLADKTSVQKGNTTSVCSKGVCSKTDEVCIKAESNKEGTCVVSTTRYVPAYSTRLKYNDGAWTILPQNSSDSMGMVDPVWTESNWDTIRVRVYTVQHSAYDNTVLVAGITVTTLAYIGILAAKSLITKALKQD